The genomic DNA CGGCGCTGCGGGACAGTGAGTCGACAACGAGACCGAGCAGTTGCGCCTGTTGGGGGTCAAGCTCTCGGATTTCGTCGTCGACGCGGCGGGTTAGCTCGTCGACGTTCGCGATTCGCGTGCGGGCGTCGTGTGCCAGCCGTGTCGCCCGGTCGGAGTCATCCTCCAGCAGCGCATCCATGCCCATATCGACGACTTCAGTCGCCTCATCGTGGAGGTCACGGATGGCGTCCGCGGCGTCTGTCGGCGGCGTCGACAGCGTCTCGGCGTGGGTCGCGATTTTCGCTGCGTGGTCGCCGATGCGCTCTAACTGGCGGGCGCTGGAGTGGTAGTCGAAACACGTCTCGCGGTCCAGACCGATAGTTGCGGCCGCCGAGGGGTCCCGCAGGACCGACCGGAACACCCGCGAGACCATCGACCACAGCCGGTCGACGTCGTCGTCGCGCTGGACGACATCGGCGGCCAGCTCGTCGTCGTCATCCAGCAGCGCGGTCACAGCGTCGGCGAGCATGGTCGTCGCCACGAGCCGCATCCGGGTGACGGCGTTGTGCATCGACAGTTCCGAGGAGTCGAGCAGGTCCTGGAGGCGGACCCGACCGGAGGTTTCGCCGATGACCTCCAGCCCGACGAGCCCCTGTGTGGCATCACGGATGGTCCGTCGCTGGGCGGCGCTTACCTGCGCCGTCTCGAGCGTGATGATGTCGAAGCCGCTGACGTACATCGTCACGACCGCCCGCATCAGCTCGTCGCCTTCGAGGCCGGTGATGTCGAGCGTGCCTTCGATTTTATCGTCGCCGTGTCTCGGCGTCAAAAGGAGCGATTCCTCCTCGGGATGGAACTCGACGACGCTGCCACCGCTGATGTCGTTTTCCGTCGCCCACCCCTTTGGGAGCGACACTGTGTAGGTCGACCCGCCAGTCACCTGGACCTTCCGCGTCTCCATACCCGACGCTACTCACCGGTATCATAAACCTCTGTCGAGATATATAGATGCCACGAATGGGCGCATATCGGCTGCTAAAGGGTTTTTGAGCCGCAACCGGAAGTCGAATACTGGCAATATTTGGGTTTGAAACCCTGTACCAAACATAGGTCTATATAGAAAACATAGTGGAGTACTTAGGTGTCCGGTGGGCGAGTAACGACAATGACACGAGGCCGGGAGCAGTCCTCATCCGGCGGCCGGTCGATGTCGCGTCGGTCGCTGCTCGCCGCCGCCGGTGCCGGACTTGCTGCCCTGTCGGGATGTACCGTTCTCGGCGACCCGCCCGGCGAAGACAGCGGGCTTCGCGGTGAGATTACCATGGACGGGAGCAACACCGTGCTGCCACACGGGGCGGCCGTCGCCGAAGAGTTCCTCTGGCGGAACAACCGCGTGACGATTCCGGTTCGCGGCTCGGGGACCGGCGCTGGCTTCCAGCAGTTCTGCCGCGGCGAAACCGACATCCAGAACGCCAGCCGGCCGGTACAGGAGAGCGAAGAACAGCTCTGTACGGAGAACGGTGTCGACTACATCGAGCTGGAGGCGCTCTTGGACGGCATCGCCATCATGGTCGATGCAGACAACGACTGGTGTGACTGCCTGACCGTCGAGGAGCTTCGGGCGATGTGGGAGTCGGGCTCGGACGTCGAGACGTGGAGCGACGTCCGGCCGGCGTGGCCGGACGAAGAAATCGACTTCTTCGGCCGCGATACGGCTTCCGGTACCTTCGATTCGTTCACCGAGCGGCTGATGGGTGAAACCGGGAACATCCGCAACGACTACTCGGCCAGCTCGGATACGAACGTCATCGTCCGCGGCGTCAGCGGAAACCGGAACGCTATCGGGTTCGGCGGGGCCGGCTTCTACTACGAGAACGAAGACCAACTCCGGCTTGTCGGGGTCGACGACGGCAATGGCTGCGTTCGTCCGACCCGCGAGACAATCGAAAACGAAGAGTACACGCCGCTTACACGACCGATGTACGTCTATCTGAGCACCGAACGCCTCGACGACCCGGCCGTGCAGGCGTTCGCCCGGTTTTACTTCGAGGAGATAGACGACGCGGTCCACGAATCGGCCGTCGAGGCCGGCATCGCCGCCCCCAACGAGACGTTGACGTGGACACAATGGGCGGCTCGACGCGTCGGCTACTACGCCGCCCCCGACGAGGTCGTTGATGAAAGCCGTGCGAAACTCGAACAGAAGATAGCGGAGGCAACCGAATGAGCACGACCGACATTACCGACGACGCCGTCAGCGACCGGGCGACAACGATTGCCCGCGTCGTCTTCTTTGCCTGTGCGCTCGTCACCGTCCTGACAACGTTCGGCATCGTCCTCGTGCTCATCACCGGCTCGATTCCCTTCTTCCGGGAGGTTTCTGTCATCGAGTTCTTCACCTCGACGGAGTGGTCGCCCAGAATCGAGCCCAACTCCTACGGTGTGCTCCCGCTCGTGTGGGGGACGATGATGATTGTGGTCGGCAGCGCCGCGATAGCGCTCCCGGTCGGCGTCCTGACCGCAATCTATCTCTCCGAGTACGCCGACCGTCGCACCCGGAAAGTGCTGAAGCCGACGCTCGAAATCTTGGCCGGCGTGCCGACCATCGTGTATGGCTTCTTCGCCATCTCGTTTATCACCCCACAGATACAGCGCGTC from Natronomonas pharaonis DSM 2160 includes the following:
- a CDS encoding phosphate uptake regulator PhoU, whose protein sequence is METRKVQVTGGSTYTVSLPKGWATENDISGGSVVEFHPEEESLLLTPRHGDDKIEGTLDITGLEGDELMRAVVTMYVSGFDIITLETAQVSAAQRRTIRDATQGLVGLEVIGETSGRVRLQDLLDSSELSMHNAVTRMRLVATTMLADAVTALLDDDDELAADVVQRDDDVDRLWSMVSRVFRSVLRDPSAAATIGLDRETCFDYHSSARQLERIGDHAAKIATHAETLSTPPTDAADAIRDLHDEATEVVDMGMDALLEDDSDRATRLAHDARTRIANVDELTRRVDDEIRELDPQQAQLLGLVVDSLSRSADYGGNIAETALQNAAPKP
- a CDS encoding PstS family phosphate ABC transporter substrate-binding protein; this translates as MTRGREQSSSGGRSMSRRSLLAAAGAGLAALSGCTVLGDPPGEDSGLRGEITMDGSNTVLPHGAAVAEEFLWRNNRVTIPVRGSGTGAGFQQFCRGETDIQNASRPVQESEEQLCTENGVDYIELEALLDGIAIMVDADNDWCDCLTVEELRAMWESGSDVETWSDVRPAWPDEEIDFFGRDTASGTFDSFTERLMGETGNIRNDYSASSDTNVIVRGVSGNRNAIGFGGAGFYYENEDQLRLVGVDDGNGCVRPTRETIENEEYTPLTRPMYVYLSTERLDDPAVQAFARFYFEEIDDAVHESAVEAGIAAPNETLTWTQWAARRVGYYAAPDEVVDESRAKLEQKIAEATE